From a region of the Myxococcus guangdongensis genome:
- a CDS encoding ammonium transporter — translation MKKWLAVALLVGVGVAGMLVTPAAQTRQGGPINPADTAWILTATALVLLMTPGLSFFYGGMVRLKNVVSTLLQSYIAMAVISLLWVVVGFSLCFGDSFHGLIGDPRTFFMFSGVGGETHPDLAPTIPLLLFALFQLKFAIITPALITGAFAERVRFKAYVLFMVLFTLFIYAPLAHWTWHPAGFLRTWGVLDFAGGTVVHMSAGFAALAGALVLGRRHTHRENASHTPANLPFVMLGTGMLWFGWFGFNAGSALSASSLATLAFATTNTASAAAMLGWIAFDWLRGRKPSAMGACVGAVVGLVAVTPAAGFITVGQSIMVGLVSSFVSNWAVHFKNRTSIDDTLDVFPCHGLGGVVGMVLTGVLAKDVGLVYGETTTFLKHLAALVLVSVFSFVGSYLLYKLVDRIVPLRVPREHEELGLDLSQHGETMGESTGFAAPHVAPASAPAVVEPATTEGPTQPLPA, via the coding sequence ATGAAGAAGTGGTTGGCAGTGGCCCTGCTGGTGGGTGTGGGCGTGGCGGGCATGCTGGTGACACCGGCGGCGCAGACCCGGCAAGGGGGGCCCATCAACCCGGCGGACACGGCGTGGATCCTCACCGCCACGGCGCTGGTGCTGTTGATGACGCCGGGGTTGTCGTTCTTCTACGGCGGGATGGTGCGGCTCAAGAACGTCGTGTCCACGCTGCTGCAGAGCTACATCGCCATGGCGGTCATCAGCCTGCTCTGGGTGGTGGTGGGCTTCAGCCTCTGCTTCGGTGACAGCTTCCACGGCCTCATCGGCGACCCGCGCACCTTCTTCATGTTCAGCGGCGTGGGGGGCGAGACGCATCCGGACCTCGCGCCCACCATCCCCCTGCTGCTGTTCGCGTTGTTCCAGCTCAAGTTCGCCATCATCACCCCGGCGCTCATCACCGGCGCCTTCGCGGAGCGGGTGCGCTTCAAGGCGTACGTGCTCTTCATGGTGCTCTTCACGCTCTTCATCTACGCGCCGCTGGCGCACTGGACGTGGCACCCGGCGGGCTTCCTGCGCACGTGGGGGGTGTTGGACTTCGCGGGCGGCACGGTGGTGCACATGTCCGCGGGCTTCGCGGCGCTGGCGGGCGCGCTGGTGCTGGGCCGCCGGCACACGCATCGGGAGAACGCATCGCACACGCCGGCCAACCTGCCCTTCGTGATGCTGGGCACGGGCATGCTCTGGTTCGGCTGGTTCGGCTTCAACGCGGGCTCGGCGCTGTCGGCCTCGTCGCTCGCCACGCTCGCCTTCGCCACCACCAACACGGCGTCCGCGGCGGCGATGCTCGGATGGATTGCGTTCGACTGGCTGCGCGGCCGAAAGCCCAGCGCCATGGGCGCGTGCGTGGGCGCGGTGGTGGGCCTGGTGGCGGTGACGCCCGCCGCGGGCTTCATCACCGTGGGCCAGAGCATCATGGTGGGCCTGGTCTCCAGCTTCGTGAGCAACTGGGCGGTGCACTTCAAGAACCGCACCTCCATCGACGACACGCTGGACGTCTTCCCCTGCCACGGCCTGGGCGGCGTGGTGGGCATGGTGCTCACGGGCGTGCTGGCCAAGGATGTGGGGCTGGTGTACGGCGAGACGACGACGTTCCTCAAGCACCTGGCCGCGCTGGTGCTGGTGTCCGTCTTCTCCTTCGTCGGCTCGTACCTGCTCTACAAGCTGGTGGACCGCATCGTCCCCCTGCGTGTGCCCCGTGAGCACGAGGAGCTGGGCCTGGACCTGAGCCAGCACGGCGAGACGATGGGCGAGTCCACCGGGTTCGCCGCGCCGCACGTCGCGCCCGCGAGCGCGCCGGCCGTCGTGGAGCCCGCGACGACCGAGGGCCCCACGCAGCCGCTGCCCGCCTGA